A single Limisphaerales bacterium DNA region contains:
- a CDS encoding MoaD/ThiS family protein codes for MPIQIRIPTPLRKLTHDEETVETSAETVGDAIADLESRYPGIQERLLDDEGQVRRFVNVYVNEEDIRFLQEKDTPLKDGDEVSIIPAIAGG; via the coding sequence ATGCCAATTCAAATTCGCATTCCCACCCCGCTGCGCAAGCTCACCCACGACGAGGAAACCGTGGAGACCAGCGCCGAAACCGTTGGCGACGCCATCGCCGATTTGGAAAGCCGCTATCCCGGCATTCAGGAACGGCTGCTCGATGACGAAGGTCAGGTGCGCCGTTTTGTTAATGTGTATGTCAATGAAGAGGACATTCGTTTTCTGCAGGAAAAAGACACACCCCTCAAAGACGGTGACGAAGTGAGCATCATTCCCGCTATCGCCGGCGGTTAA
- a CDS encoding threonine synthase — translation MAEQQGYMKALRCRECGQEYPLEARHVCEFDFGPLEVVYDYEAAKGKLTREAIEKRPHSMWRYAELLPVAGEPTVGREVGFTPLIKADRLAKRLGIRELWIKNDAVNYPTLSFKDRVVSVALSRAREMGFEVVACASTGNLANSVAANAAAAGLTAFVFIPNDLEKGKVVNSLIYDANVIGIKGHYDEVNRLCAEIAGKYNWAFVNVNMRPYYAEGSKSQGFEIVEQLGWKIPRHTVVPMASGSLLTKIHKSYQEAVKVGLVDETEYSVHGAQATGCSPISKAYKEGQDFFKPVKPDTIAKSLAIGTPADGFYALKVFQETGAASDDVTDDEIREGIKLLAETEGIFAETAGGVTVGVAKKLIASGAIPADDSAVLCITGNGLKTLDAVENHAGQARDIAPSLREFDALLDGDKTLTAN, via the coding sequence ATGGCAGAACAACAAGGTTACATGAAGGCACTGCGCTGTCGCGAGTGCGGGCAGGAATATCCGCTCGAAGCGCGGCACGTGTGCGAATTCGATTTCGGCCCACTGGAAGTGGTGTACGACTACGAGGCCGCCAAGGGCAAACTGACGCGTGAAGCGATTGAAAAACGCCCGCACAGCATGTGGCGTTACGCCGAGTTGTTGCCGGTGGCCGGGGAACCGACCGTCGGCCGCGAGGTGGGCTTCACGCCCTTGATCAAGGCGGATCGGCTGGCGAAACGGCTGGGCATTCGCGAGCTATGGATCAAGAACGATGCGGTGAATTACCCGACCCTGTCCTTCAAGGATCGCGTGGTGAGCGTTGCCTTGAGCCGAGCGCGTGAGATGGGTTTTGAAGTGGTGGCGTGCGCCTCCACGGGCAACCTTGCCAACAGCGTCGCGGCCAACGCAGCGGCCGCTGGGTTGACGGCGTTTGTGTTTATCCCGAACGACCTCGAGAAGGGCAAGGTGGTGAACTCGCTGATTTACGATGCCAACGTGATCGGCATCAAGGGCCATTACGACGAGGTGAACCGGCTCTGTGCGGAGATCGCCGGCAAATACAATTGGGCGTTTGTAAACGTCAACATGCGGCCCTATTACGCGGAAGGCTCCAAGAGCCAGGGCTTTGAGATTGTGGAACAGCTTGGCTGGAAGATCCCGCGCCACACAGTGGTGCCGATGGCGTCCGGCTCGTTGCTCACCAAGATTCATAAGAGCTACCAGGAGGCCGTAAAGGTGGGACTGGTGGATGAGACCGAGTACAGCGTGCACGGCGCGCAGGCCACTGGTTGTTCACCGATCAGTAAGGCCTACAAGGAAGGTCAGGATTTCTTCAAGCCCGTGAAACCCGACACCATCGCCAAGAGTCTGGCGATCGGCACGCCGGCTGATGGGTTCTATGCGCTGAAAGTTTTTCAGGAAACCGGCGCGGCTTCCGATGACGTGACCGATGACGAGATCCGCGAGGGTATCAAGCTGTTGGCCGAGACCGAAGGTATTTTTGCCGAGACCGCCGGCGGCGTGACCGTGGGCGTGGCCAAGAAACTCATTGCCAGCGGCGCCATCCCCGCCGATGATTCCGCCGTGCTGTGCATCACCGGCAACGGGCTCAAGACGCTCGACGCCGTGGAGAATCACGCGGGCCAAGCTCGCGACATTGCCCCCAGCCTGCGCGAGTTTGACGCGTTGCTGGATGGCGATAAAACCTTAACCGCAAACTAA
- a CDS encoding tRNA (cytidine(34)-2'-O)-methyltransferase has translation MNIVLLEPEIPPNTGNVARLCAATHSRLHLIGPLGFRLGDRELKRAGMDYWQQVDWRLWEDWASFTAEQPSTARYWLVEQGGATRYDEATFGPEDYLVFGRETAGLPRALLEAHADSWLRIPMFNAEARSLNLANCVSLVLYEALRQQGFAGELGE, from the coding sequence ATGAACATCGTCCTCCTCGAACCTGAAATCCCACCCAACACGGGCAATGTGGCGCGCTTGTGTGCGGCGACTCATTCCCGGTTGCACTTGATCGGGCCGCTGGGGTTTCGGTTGGGCGACCGCGAATTGAAGCGGGCGGGGATGGATTACTGGCAGCAGGTGGATTGGCGTCTGTGGGAGGACTGGGCGAGCTTCACGGCGGAACAGCCGTCCACGGCCCGGTATTGGCTGGTGGAGCAGGGCGGGGCAACGCGGTACGACGAGGCGACATTTGGCCCGGAGGATTATTTGGTGTTCGGCCGAGAAACCGCGGGGCTACCGCGGGCTTTGCTGGAGGCGCATGCGGATTCGTGGTTGCGGATTCCGATGTTCAACGCCGAAGCGCGTTCGCTGAATCTGGCCAATTGCGTTTCGCTGGTGTTATACGAAGCCTTGCGGCAGCAGGGGTTTGCAGGGGAACTGGGTGAGTGA
- the truA gene encoding tRNA pseudouridine(38-40) synthase TruA, which translates to MKRFKLTIAYDGAAYYGWQVQPRQVTVQQRVEESVQQLFPSVKRVHSSSRTDTGVHAQGMVVHVDLPLEERPMDGHQLRRALNAFLPPDIRVMKAVRARADFHARFDAKGKQYRYCIWNGPAMNPLLNGRAWHLPGELDVVRMKAAAKLFVGRKDFKSFATTREYEMETTVRRVTQCEVRRRGPELGVWIAGEGFLYKMCRGIVGTLVQVGQGKLTQKDLRQIFRDRDRRVAGMNAPACGLTLVKVVY; encoded by the coding sequence ATGAAACGCTTCAAGCTCACGATCGCCTATGATGGCGCGGCCTATTACGGCTGGCAGGTGCAGCCCCGGCAGGTGACGGTGCAGCAGCGGGTGGAGGAATCGGTGCAGCAGTTGTTTCCATCGGTGAAACGCGTGCACAGTTCCAGTCGCACGGATACGGGCGTGCATGCGCAGGGAATGGTGGTGCATGTGGATTTACCGTTAGAGGAACGGCCGATGGATGGGCATCAGCTGCGCCGGGCGTTGAACGCCTTTTTGCCGCCGGACATCCGCGTGATGAAGGCGGTTCGGGCGCGAGCGGATTTTCATGCGCGCTTTGATGCGAAGGGCAAGCAGTACCGCTACTGTATTTGGAACGGGCCGGCTATGAACCCGCTGCTCAACGGCCGCGCATGGCATCTGCCGGGCGAGTTGGATGTGGTGCGGATGAAGGCGGCGGCGAAATTGTTTGTGGGCCGGAAAGATTTTAAATCGTTTGCCACTACCCGCGAATATGAAATGGAAACCACCGTGCGCCGCGTGACGCAATGCGAGGTGCGCCGGCGCGGTCCGGAGCTGGGCGTGTGGATCGCGGGCGAAGGCTTTTTGTACAAGATGTGCCGCGGGATCGTCGGCACGCTGGTGCAGGTGGGGCAGGGGAAGCTGACGCAAAAGGACCTCCGCCAAATCTTTCGTGACCGCGATCGCCGCGTCGCCGGCATGAACGCCCCGGCCTGCGGGTTGACGTTGGTGAAGGTGGTTTATTAA
- the ruvX gene encoding Holliday junction resolvase RuvX, with amino-acid sequence MGIAASDALGMMAHPLECIPAEPFNAFLKRLKEILAERETEQIVVGMPHNMDGSVGPQALKVQDFVGVLKKSVTVPIVTWDERLTSVMAEDRLREAGVNAREAKKKVDASAAAILLQDYMDSFAG; translated from the coding sequence ATGGGCATTGCGGCGAGCGATGCGCTGGGGATGATGGCGCATCCGCTGGAGTGTATTCCGGCCGAACCGTTCAATGCGTTTTTGAAGCGGCTGAAGGAAATCTTGGCCGAACGTGAAACCGAACAGATTGTGGTGGGCATGCCGCATAACATGGACGGCAGCGTTGGACCGCAGGCGTTGAAGGTGCAGGATTTTGTGGGGGTGCTGAAAAAGTCCGTGACCGTACCGATCGTGACTTGGGATGAGCGGTTGACGAGTGTGATGGCGGAGGATCGTTTGCGTGAGGCAGGCGTGAATGCGCGGGAAGCGAAGAAGAAAGTGGACGCTTCGGCGGCAGCAATTTTGCTGCAGGATTACATGGATAGCTTTGCCGGATGA
- a CDS encoding GIY-YIG nuclease family protein — translation MKRFCLLFFILLTWIFTIPAAAQLSQEGDSGSQEYRDTVNELIFEAYASPNDAYEVRLMLAELLGYEGKGQLGLALVAWVPGGDAGKGVDAAKGILKATGPLAVLTKADLDTLKRADDLFKKKTEGIYEFTGTSGKKYVGQSGNIPKRLKQHESSGKLSPNSRVEIMELSGGKTASEIQEQLRINELGGIKNLEYKRNPIGKNRKHILPEVEP, via the coding sequence GTGAAGCGCTTCTGCCTGCTATTTTTTATACTTCTCACTTGGATCTTCACCATACCCGCAGCGGCGCAATTGTCTCAGGAGGGTGATTCTGGCTCGCAAGAGTATCGAGATACAGTCAATGAACTGATTTTTGAAGCCTACGCGTCCCCCAATGATGCCTACGAAGTCCGGCTCATGCTGGCTGAGCTGTTGGGATATGAAGGCAAAGGCCAATTGGGATTAGCCTTGGTTGCCTGGGTCCCCGGAGGTGATGCAGGCAAGGGGGTCGATGCCGCGAAAGGCATTCTTAAAGCCACGGGTCCTTTAGCTGTATTGACGAAAGCTGACTTGGACACCTTAAAAAGGGCTGATGACTTATTCAAAAAGAAAACAGAAGGTATTTATGAATTTACGGGAACATCTGGAAAGAAATATGTTGGTCAGTCTGGCAACATCCCAAAACGGTTGAAACAACATGAATCATCGGGAAAACTTTCACCAAATTCACGGGTGGAAATTATGGAATTGTCCGGCGGCAAAACAGCAAGTGAAATTCAGGAACAATTGAGGATTAACGAGCTTGGAGGTATTAAAAATCTTGAATACAAAAGAAACCCCATCGGAAAGAATCGGAAACATATACTTCCTGAGGTTGAGCCGTGA